The sequence TGATATGGATAATCATTATTTGCAAGTATTCCTCCCACTCGTGCTGCTGCATCAATAATTACATCTGGTCTTTCTTTTTCAATAAAATCAGCAACCTTTTGTTGATTTCTAAGATCTAATTCTTTACTAGACATTCCTATTAAATTATTAAATCCTTGAGCTGATAATGTTCTCCAAATAGCACTGCCAACCATTCCGTTATGTCCTGCTATATAGATCTTACTCTTTTTGTCCATCAATGTATTTTTTTTACATTACTCTTTTTAATTCTTTCTCAGCAACAACTTTTCTAAGTCCACTACTAGAAAAACGATGATCTCTCTTGTTAAAATATAACTCGATCCCCTTCTCTTCACAATATGCTCGTCCTGTAAAGTTTTTATCTTTATATTCATCACCCAAAATGCGTACATCAATCTTGAATGAACGGAGAATATCTTCTAAATCCTGTTCTGTAGCATAAGGAACAATTTCATCTACAAATTTGCACCCTTTTAGCTGTATATAACGCTCAACTACTGTTTGTGTTGGCTTATTTTTTTCAGGACGATCTAAAGTAGGATCTGTTTGCAAAGCACAAATCAAATAATCACACTGACGCTTTGCTTCTTCCAACATTGTAATATGCCCTGCGTGCAAAAGATCAAATGCACTGAAAGTGATACCTATTTTCATATTTTTCAAAATAATTATTCGTATTTTTTATCTGACCACAACACACGGCTTCGCCCTTCCAACTCCCAAAATTTGAAAGCAGAAAAATTTACATTAGCGGCAAATATATTGACAAATTTTAAGTTTTTTTTATAAAATGATACTTCCGTAAAGCCGTAAAAAAAATCATTACAAACTATAAAACACTACATATCAACAATATAAAATAAAAAACATAAGAATAGCCCTCTAATATTTTTGCAAAAATACATTTCTAAAATGAATATCGAAACAGACAAAGAAAGAAATGTCTTATTTTAATACTTCTTGGGCTTATTTTTACAATTAGAAATAACAGCTTAATTGTTAAAAAATTGTATCTCTAAAAACATTTTAGTGAATAATTTCAAATCCAATTCTTAATAATTAAAATTACTTTTGCCTATCTCATTGAGAGAAAAGTTTATACATGAAAAATCTAGCTTTCTTTTTATTTTTAATATTTAATTCGGCTTATTCACAATCATTTGGTTGCACTGATTCGCTTGCCAAAAATTACGATCCAAATGCTGTTGAAAATAATGGCAACTGCCAATATGAAAATTTAAAACTCAGACCAAAATATTCAGTAAAGCTTAATGACAGCATTAGAGAAACTTCTGGGTTGATTGCTTTTAAAGAGTTACTTTGGACGCACAA comes from Flavobacterium sp. KACC 22761 and encodes:
- a CDS encoding adenylyltransferase/cytidyltransferase family protein, which produces MKIGITFSAFDLLHAGHITMLEEAKRQCDYLICALQTDPTLDRPEKNKPTQTVVERYIQLKGCKFVDEIVPYATEQDLEDILRSFKIDVRILGDEYKDKNFTGRAYCEEKGIELYFNKRDHRFSSSGLRKVVAEKELKRVM